Proteins encoded in a region of the Streptomyces sp. NBC_00310 genome:
- a CDS encoding winged helix-turn-helix domain-containing protein has product MASWQPGTTPYVGAFPRPTASDLAERYGLEKSTVSRRLSQLEEGFTPGYEAPGRGRTGSDEGGVGRPRR; this is encoded by the coding sequence ATGGCGTCATGGCAGCCCGGGACGACCCCCTACGTGGGCGCCTTCCCCCGGCCGACCGCCTCCGATCTGGCGGAGCGGTACGGCCTGGAGAAGTCCACCGTCAGCCGTCGGCTGTCCCAGCTGGAAGAAGGGTTCACACCCGGGTACGAGGCACCGGGGCGCGGGCGTACCGGTTCGGACGAGGGCGGTGTCGGGCGTCCCCGTCGGTGA
- a CDS encoding response regulator transcription factor translates to MPNRVLIADDDRAVRESLARALKLQGYEVVTAADGVEALTRARRESFDVLVVDVLMPYVDGVAVCRVLRADGDRTPVLMLTARGDTADRVAGLDAGADDYLPKPFRVPELLARLRALQRRAALSSRAQREEPADGLLWFASLRIDPDARRAWWADEELHLSKTEFDLLELMVRNDGIVLAHSTISSRIWGYDCGPHTNNLACYVGYLRRKLTDAGAPDLIHTVRAVGYGVRRP, encoded by the coding sequence GTGCCGAACCGTGTCCTCATCGCCGACGACGATCGTGCGGTCCGCGAGTCCCTCGCACGGGCGCTGAAACTGCAGGGGTATGAGGTCGTCACCGCCGCGGACGGGGTCGAGGCGCTGACCCGAGCCCGCCGGGAGTCGTTCGACGTCCTCGTGGTCGACGTGCTGATGCCGTACGTCGACGGCGTGGCCGTGTGCCGGGTGCTGCGCGCCGACGGTGACCGGACCCCGGTACTGATGCTCACCGCGCGCGGTGACACGGCGGACCGGGTCGCGGGCCTGGACGCGGGCGCCGACGACTACCTGCCCAAACCCTTCAGGGTTCCCGAACTGCTGGCACGCCTGCGCGCGCTGCAGCGCAGGGCCGCGCTCTCGTCGCGGGCCCAGAGGGAAGAACCGGCCGACGGCCTGCTGTGGTTCGCCTCCCTGCGCATCGACCCGGACGCCCGCCGCGCCTGGTGGGCCGACGAGGAACTGCACCTGTCGAAGACCGAGTTCGACCTGCTGGAGCTGATGGTGCGCAACGACGGGATCGTGCTGGCCCACTCGACGATCTCCAGCCGGATATGGGGCTACGACTGCGGGCCGCACACGAACAATCTGGCGTGCTACGTCGGCTATCTGCGGCGCAAACTCACCGACGCCGGCGCGCCCGACCTGATCCACACGGTGCGTGCCGTGGGCTACGGAGTGCGGCGGCCATGA
- a CDS encoding DUF3500 domain-containing protein — MSTVTHSPTASGPVGSPAHGWPPRGGRRRRALVHRAIALATCVGLGVAGCGSDDSSSSSSSETSSSRSSSATAGTGAGKANTAEVVTTAEAFLTTLSDDQKETVQYDFDDEAKAKGWSNFPTSFVERNGIEFADLDDDQKAAALKVMEAALSEQGYKELEEIRIADAYLGEVGASGSGGGPGGGDDYSADKYFLALFGEPSETEQFMVQFGGHHAAYNLTYYKDDVSLSPTLTAIEPSEFETDGTSYAPLQDKRDTTIAAIGSLGDGELEKAEIDGSFDDLLLGPGNDGPFPDPEGVVVGDLTEKQQDKVTAMIRTWVDDLDEEAAEALVAKYVSEYDETYLGWSGATAIDNKETYVRVDGPSVWIEFSNQGGIVVQGVHQHTIFRDQTADYGWN; from the coding sequence ATGTCCACCGTCACCCATTCCCCCACGGCCTCCGGCCCCGTCGGCTCCCCGGCGCACGGATGGCCGCCGCGCGGAGGACGGCGGAGGCGGGCACTCGTGCACCGCGCCATCGCCCTCGCCACGTGCGTCGGTCTCGGCGTCGCCGGCTGTGGCTCCGACGACTCCTCGTCCTCCTCCTCGTCGGAGACGTCGTCGAGCCGGAGCTCGTCCGCGACGGCGGGCACGGGTGCCGGAAAGGCGAACACCGCCGAGGTCGTGACCACCGCCGAGGCGTTCCTCACGACGCTCTCCGACGACCAGAAGGAGACCGTCCAGTACGACTTCGACGACGAGGCCAAGGCCAAGGGCTGGTCGAACTTCCCGACCTCGTTCGTGGAGCGCAACGGCATCGAGTTCGCCGACCTCGACGACGACCAGAAGGCCGCGGCGCTCAAGGTCATGGAGGCCGCCCTCAGCGAGCAGGGCTACAAGGAGCTGGAGGAGATCCGTATCGCGGACGCCTACCTCGGCGAGGTCGGGGCGTCCGGCAGCGGGGGCGGGCCCGGCGGGGGCGACGACTACAGCGCGGACAAGTACTTCCTGGCCCTCTTCGGCGAGCCCAGCGAGACCGAACAGTTCATGGTCCAGTTCGGCGGGCACCACGCGGCGTACAACCTCACGTATTACAAGGACGACGTCAGCCTCTCCCCCACGCTGACCGCGATCGAGCCGTCCGAGTTCGAGACGGACGGCACGTCGTACGCCCCTCTCCAGGACAAGCGGGACACCACCATCGCGGCCATCGGATCGCTCGGCGACGGCGAACTGGAGAAGGCCGAGATCGACGGCAGTTTCGACGACCTGCTGCTCGGCCCCGGCAACGACGGCCCGTTCCCCGACCCCGAGGGCGTCGTGGTCGGCGATCTCACCGAGAAGCAGCAGGACAAGGTCACGGCGATGATCCGTACCTGGGTGGACGACCTGGACGAGGAGGCCGCGGAGGCGCTCGTCGCCAAGTACGTCTCCGAGTACGACGAGACCTATCTGGGCTGGAGCGGCGCGACGGCCATCGACAACAAGGAGACGTACGTACGGGTCGACGGCCCGTCGGTCTGGATCGAGTTCTCCAACCAGGGCGGCATCGTGGTCCAGGGGGTCCACCAGCACACGATCTTCCGCGACCAGACCGCCGACTACGGCTGGAACTGA
- a CDS encoding eCIS core domain-containing protein gives MHAREPMKNDKQPQRPAKSSAVRPGGRGPDALVELQRTAGNAAVVRMLQQSRHQHGAGCGHPQPTAEPVQRSAVHDVLRAPGNPLDAPLRQEMESRLGADFSDVRLHTDSAARASAAEVGARAYTSGSHVVIGDGGGDKHTLAHELTHVIQQRQGPVAGTDNGSGLSVSDPGDRFEREAEANAVRVMRRTPEQIDQGPPGAPVQREADVTARGAARGADTTALQRFSDVATVELGPTRVSENGLYLMTVTPGTDTTVIWVADGAPAPRHCTPTGQSGEIAGRVYAEYEPSTAFLADCAHTAEEIMHQQRLALGQDASEFALGGNQFGLGDRENAEGAMAYAHARPGGPQANGEERPNAGQAFAIVETAWHGDYERPANTSGWPYHVAAVVAVDGDDRITVEQAADGNDAKARQGYEGIVDMYTSGTDPTNGQALPRSFHGRNTGGTVQHFSVGAVTVILQPINVGGLKKETGRRKLK, from the coding sequence ATGCACGCGCGAGAGCCGATGAAGAACGACAAGCAGCCGCAGCGCCCTGCCAAGAGCTCGGCCGTGCGGCCGGGAGGGCGGGGGCCCGATGCGCTTGTCGAGCTGCAGCGCACCGCCGGCAACGCCGCCGTCGTCCGTATGCTCCAGCAGAGCCGGCACCAGCACGGCGCGGGCTGCGGCCACCCACAGCCCACGGCGGAGCCGGTGCAGCGCTCTGCCGTGCACGACGTGTTGCGCGCGCCGGGCAATCCGCTGGATGCACCGCTGCGGCAGGAGATGGAGTCCCGTCTCGGCGCCGACTTCTCCGACGTCCGCCTGCACACCGACTCCGCGGCCCGCGCCTCCGCCGCCGAGGTGGGTGCCCGGGCCTACACCTCCGGCAGCCATGTCGTCATCGGCGACGGCGGCGGCGACAAGCACACCCTCGCCCATGAGCTGACGCATGTCATCCAACAGCGCCAGGGTCCGGTGGCCGGTACGGACAACGGGTCGGGGCTGAGTGTCTCGGACCCCGGCGACCGCTTCGAGCGTGAGGCCGAGGCCAACGCGGTCCGGGTGATGAGGCGGACGCCTGAGCAGATCGACCAAGGCCCGCCAGGTGCCCCCGTACAGCGGGAAGCCGACGTCACGGCCCGGGGCGCGGCGCGCGGCGCCGACACGACGGCCCTTCAGCGCTTTTCCGACGTCGCGACCGTGGAGTTGGGGCCGACACGGGTCTCGGAGAACGGCTTGTATCTCATGACCGTGACTCCTGGGACGGACACCACGGTCATCTGGGTCGCGGATGGTGCCCCAGCGCCCCGGCACTGCACGCCGACCGGGCAGAGCGGGGAGATCGCGGGGCGCGTGTACGCGGAGTACGAGCCGTCGACGGCCTTCCTCGCGGACTGTGCCCACACCGCCGAGGAGATCATGCACCAGCAGCGGCTGGCCCTGGGGCAGGACGCCAGCGAATTCGCCCTGGGGGGAAACCAGTTCGGCTTGGGCGACAGGGAGAACGCGGAGGGCGCCATGGCCTACGCGCACGCCAGGCCGGGTGGCCCCCAGGCGAACGGCGAGGAACGGCCGAACGCGGGCCAGGCGTTCGCCATCGTGGAGACCGCGTGGCACGGGGATTACGAGCGGCCCGCCAACACCAGCGGGTGGCCCTACCACGTGGCGGCCGTGGTGGCCGTGGACGGCGACGACCGCATCACCGTGGAGCAGGCCGCGGACGGCAACGACGCGAAGGCCCGCCAGGGGTACGAGGGCATCGTCGACATGTATACGTCGGGCACGGATCCGACCAACGGGCAGGCGCTGCCGCGCAGCTTCCACGGGCGCAACACCGGCGGCACGGTGCAGCACTTCTCGGTCGGCGCGGTCACCGTCATCCTCCAGCCGATCAACGT
- a CDS encoding DUF2461 family protein produces the protein MRGQFTGWPEQAMDVLWQLQGEPTHATRERYRADRERLVRQPMIALLNEVADTDPRYEDFSVWHYRTNSWWWQHQGAVIRLGRKIEIGLRFDLDGLRIQGAWWYPDPGQVDMFRKAVVSERSGRELSAIVEDVRKKGYDVSGDVMKRPPRGCPANHSRANLLRHRSLIAARPLGCEEWLHTPEAVDRVLSAAADLDALLMWLVRHVKRAA, from the coding sequence ATGCGCGGACAGTTCACCGGCTGGCCGGAGCAGGCCATGGACGTGTTGTGGCAGCTCCAGGGAGAACCGACCCACGCGACCCGCGAGCGCTACCGCGCGGACCGCGAACGCCTTGTCCGGCAGCCGATGATCGCCCTGCTGAACGAGGTCGCGGACACCGACCCCCGGTACGAGGACTTCTCCGTCTGGCACTACCGCACCAACTCCTGGTGGTGGCAGCACCAGGGCGCGGTGATCCGACTCGGCCGCAAGATCGAGATCGGTCTGCGGTTCGACCTGGACGGACTGCGGATCCAGGGCGCCTGGTGGTACCCCGATCCCGGCCAGGTGGACATGTTCCGCAAAGCCGTGGTCTCCGAGAGGAGCGGCCGCGAACTGTCCGCCATCGTCGAGGACGTGCGGAAGAAGGGCTACGACGTCTCCGGAGACGTGATGAAACGCCCCCCGCGCGGCTGTCCGGCGAACCACTCCCGTGCCAACCTGCTGCGCCACCGTTCGCTGATCGCCGCCCGTCCCCTCGGCTGCGAGGAATGGCTGCACACCCCCGAGGCGGTCGACCGGGTCCTTTCGGCCGCCGCCGACCTGGACGCCCTGCTGATGTGGCTGGTCCGCCACGTGAAGCGCGCCGCCTGA
- a CDS encoding phosphoribosyltransferase family protein, with product MFFMDRRDAGRRLAARLEHLKGAEVVVLGLPRGGVPVAAEVAVALGAPLDVCLVRKLGVPLQPELGMGAIGEGGVRVINDDVVRTARVTPDELAQVEVREREVLEARARRYRGGRGPARIEDRTALVVDDGVATGSTARAACRIARARGAARIVLAVPVAPRDWTDRLGEEADELVCLHTPWDFYAVGQFYADFSQTDDDEVIACLEEAVARPVSNRRTERTERHHAVPERHHAVPEDREVDVQAGATVLRGQLTVPEGAAGVVLFAHGSGSRRHSPRNRFVAAGLNRAGLGTLLFDLLTEEEEIDRANVFDTGLLAGRLADATGWLRGQPETQGLAVGYFGASTGAAAALWAAAEPDARIAAVVSRGGRPDLTGPRLPAVTAPTLLIVGGHDGLVLDLNREAQARLRCENRLAVVPGATHLFEEPGALEKVRDLARDWFTDHMAPIPHAAGRS from the coding sequence GTGTTCTTCATGGATCGCCGTGATGCCGGCCGGCGGTTGGCCGCCCGGCTGGAGCACCTCAAGGGGGCCGAGGTGGTGGTGCTGGGCCTGCCCCGCGGCGGGGTTCCGGTCGCCGCGGAGGTCGCCGTGGCGCTGGGCGCGCCGCTGGATGTCTGCCTGGTGAGGAAGCTGGGCGTGCCGTTGCAGCCCGAGCTCGGGATGGGAGCGATCGGCGAGGGCGGCGTACGCGTGATCAACGATGACGTGGTGCGCACCGCGCGCGTCACCCCGGATGAGCTGGCCCAGGTCGAGGTCCGTGAGCGGGAAGTGCTGGAGGCCCGTGCCCGGCGCTACCGGGGCGGGCGGGGACCGGCCCGGATCGAGGACCGCACGGCTCTGGTGGTCGACGACGGGGTGGCCACCGGGTCGACGGCGCGCGCGGCCTGCCGGATCGCCCGTGCCCGGGGGGCGGCACGGATCGTGCTGGCGGTGCCGGTGGCGCCGCGGGACTGGACCGATCGGCTGGGCGAGGAGGCCGACGAACTGGTATGCCTGCACACCCCGTGGGACTTCTACGCGGTCGGGCAGTTCTACGCCGACTTCTCCCAGACCGATGACGACGAGGTCATCGCCTGTTTGGAAGAGGCCGTGGCCCGCCCGGTGAGCAACCGTCGGACCGAGCGGACCGAGCGGCACCATGCCGTGCCCGAGCGGCACCATGCCGTGCCCGAGGACCGTGAGGTGGACGTACAGGCCGGTGCGACGGTGCTGCGCGGGCAGTTGACGGTGCCCGAGGGCGCGGCCGGGGTGGTGCTGTTCGCGCACGGCAGCGGCAGCCGTCGGCACAGCCCGCGCAACCGGTTCGTCGCGGCCGGGCTGAACCGGGCAGGGCTCGGCACTCTCCTGTTCGACCTGCTCACCGAAGAGGAAGAGATCGACAGGGCCAACGTGTTCGACACCGGGCTGTTGGCCGGGCGTCTGGCGGACGCCACCGGTTGGTTGCGTGGTCAGCCCGAGACCCAGGGGCTCGCTGTCGGGTACTTCGGTGCGAGCACCGGCGCGGCAGCCGCGTTGTGGGCGGCCGCCGAGCCGGACGCGCGGATCGCCGCCGTCGTCTCGCGGGGCGGCAGGCCCGACCTGACGGGGCCACGGCTGCCGGCGGTGACGGCGCCGACGCTGTTGATCGTCGGGGGCCATGACGGGTTGGTGCTCGACCTCAATCGCGAGGCACAGGCCCGGTTGCGCTGCGAGAACCGGCTCGCGGTCGTTCCCGGCGCCACCCACCTCTTCGAGGAACCCGGTGCCCTGGAGAAGGTCAGGGATCTGGCCCGTGACTGGTTCACCGACCACATGGCGCCGATCCCGCATGCGGCGGGTCGGTCCTGA
- a CDS encoding response regulator transcription factor — protein sequence MVIRVVVVDDQDMVRSGFAAVLSMQSDIDVVGEAANGRLGIEVSRGTHPDVVLMDVRMPEMDGLEAARRLLDPPPGVVHRPKVLMLTTFDLDDYVYEALQAGVSGFLLKDAPVAELIQAVRVIAAGDALLAPSVTRRLIEDVARRRPAVSHRKRLRLNGLTPRETEVLLLVARGLSNAEIAATLVVAEQTVKTHMTRTLAKLGARDRAQLVVLAYESGLITPGMSA from the coding sequence ATGGTGATCCGGGTGGTCGTCGTGGACGACCAGGACATGGTGCGTTCGGGGTTCGCCGCGGTGCTGTCGATGCAGAGCGACATCGACGTCGTGGGGGAGGCCGCCAACGGCAGACTCGGCATCGAGGTCAGTCGCGGCACCCATCCCGACGTGGTGCTGATGGACGTACGGATGCCGGAGATGGACGGGCTGGAGGCCGCTCGGCGGCTGCTCGATCCGCCGCCAGGCGTGGTGCACCGGCCCAAGGTGCTCATGCTGACCACCTTCGACCTCGACGACTACGTCTACGAGGCGCTCCAGGCCGGGGTGAGCGGCTTCCTGCTCAAGGACGCGCCGGTCGCCGAACTGATCCAGGCGGTACGGGTGATCGCCGCCGGTGACGCGCTGCTCGCCCCGTCCGTCACCCGTCGCCTCATCGAGGACGTCGCCCGGCGTCGCCCCGCCGTCAGCCACCGGAAACGCCTGCGGCTGAACGGTCTCACACCACGGGAGACGGAGGTTCTGCTGCTGGTCGCGCGGGGCCTGTCGAACGCGGAGATCGCCGCGACGCTGGTGGTGGCCGAACAGACCGTCAAGACCCACATGACCCGGACGCTCGCCAAGCTCGGTGCCCGCGACCGGGCCCAACTCGTCGTCCTGGCCTACGAGTCCGGGCTGATCACCCCGGGCATGTCCGCCTGA
- a CDS encoding HupE/UreJ family protein, with translation MPRLLPARTPAARLLPVFLLAALMLVGGLASPAGAHPMSTSAVLLDVRDDRVEGEVQLPVDRLAVAVDRDLTRASVLGADRAFLKRYTAEHVAAVGADDRPWTVTLGSGSVRTIDGVAHLVYPLGLRPPDGRVTTFRLRYDVIVEELLTHKVVVTVRYDFDRGILKTDDAETLGVVDFDTQSLDVPAGEGSWLRGFATTAGLGIEHVGEGADHLLFLLMLLIPAPLVATGGRWHAAPSARRCIVRVVHVVTAFALGHSLTLALAATGVIDLPTRPVETLIALSIAVSAVHALRPLVARGEVVVAAGFGLVHGLAFASLIGDLGLGRGSLVTTLLGFNLGIELTQLLVVALMMPSLILLARTALYPAFRIGVALTGLLFSVSWTLERAALTSSDPFEGIQTWLVGHPLLVAVAVAALAVVARHTAPQAPSDGGGTLGAGAH, from the coding sequence GTGCCCCGCCTCCTGCCCGCGCGTACACCGGCTGCGCGCCTGCTGCCGGTGTTCCTGCTCGCGGCACTCATGCTGGTCGGCGGCCTCGCGTCGCCGGCCGGCGCCCACCCGATGAGCACCTCCGCCGTCCTCCTGGACGTCCGCGACGACCGGGTCGAGGGGGAGGTGCAGCTGCCCGTCGACCGCCTGGCCGTCGCCGTGGACAGGGACCTCACCCGGGCGAGCGTGCTCGGTGCCGACCGGGCGTTCCTCAAGCGCTACACCGCCGAGCACGTCGCGGCCGTCGGTGCGGACGACCGGCCCTGGACCGTCACGCTCGGCAGCGGGTCGGTCCGCACGATCGACGGGGTCGCGCACCTCGTCTATCCGCTCGGACTCCGCCCGCCCGACGGCCGGGTCACCACCTTCCGTCTGCGCTACGACGTCATCGTCGAGGAACTGCTGACCCACAAGGTCGTCGTCACCGTCCGGTACGACTTCGACCGCGGCATCCTGAAGACCGACGACGCCGAGACCCTCGGGGTCGTCGACTTCGACACCCAGAGCCTCGACGTCCCCGCGGGCGAGGGTTCATGGCTACGGGGCTTCGCCACCACCGCCGGCCTGGGCATCGAGCACGTGGGCGAGGGCGCAGACCACCTGCTGTTCCTGCTCATGCTGCTCATCCCGGCACCCCTGGTGGCCACAGGGGGCCGATGGCACGCGGCCCCGTCGGCGCGCCGCTGCATCGTCCGTGTGGTCCACGTCGTCACGGCGTTCGCCCTCGGCCACTCGCTCACCCTGGCGCTGGCGGCCACCGGGGTGATCGACCTGCCGACCCGCCCGGTCGAGACCCTGATCGCCCTCTCGATCGCGGTGTCCGCGGTCCATGCCCTACGCCCCCTGGTGGCTCGCGGCGAGGTGGTCGTCGCAGCCGGTTTCGGTCTCGTGCACGGCCTGGCGTTCGCCTCCCTCATCGGCGACCTCGGCCTCGGCCGCGGCTCGCTCGTGACCACGCTGCTGGGCTTCAACCTCGGCATCGAGCTGACCCAACTCCTCGTCGTCGCCCTGATGATGCCCTCCCTGATCCTCCTGGCCCGCACCGCCCTCTACCCCGCGTTCCGCATCGGGGTGGCCCTGACCGGCCTGCTGTTCTCGGTCTCCTGGACGCTCGAACGCGCCGCCCTGACCTCGTCCGACCCCTTCGAAGGCATCCAGACATGGCTGGTCGGGCACCCGCTGCTCGTCGCCGTGGCGGTCGCGGCACTGGCCGTCGTCGCCCGGCACACCGCACCACAGGCGCCCTCCGACGGCGGTGGAACGCTGGGAGCCGGAGCCCACTGA
- a CDS encoding S8 family peptidase: MLAATLGAALAFGAPSALAGTLPVAPSTAPAAKAHAPAAVPASQSATWVAGTRAYLVITAPGDSSAVRSAIAAGGGTVFSNFDAIGVIVAHSASSGFAATMRGVAGVQQVGATRTSDVPADAYNPALPANPAQASTPAGEPVRADMSQIKADQAWAVNPGSASVTVGILDTGVDDQHQDLAPNFNAADSVSCAYGKPDTRAGAWRDVDTHGTHVAGTVAAAKNGKGVVGVAPGVKISAVRVAEPGNSFFFAENTICGFVWAGDHGFKVTNNSYYTDPWQFNCPDNIDQAAIIEGVKRAQEYAESKGSLQIAAAGNENYDLAHKTTDSASPNDSTPVTRTITNACLDIPTELPGVVTVAANGTGVTKASFSNYGQGVIDVAAPGSNVYSTVPGGGYGSKSGTSMATPHVAGVAALIAGADPGITPAQIRAKLAAQANDITCPSDSRCTGTTANNSFFGEGQVDALKAVGTTPPPGKYFENLADFAVNDNATVESPIAVTGVTGNAPATLKVGVDIKHTYIGDLKVDLVAPDGTVYTLHNHAGGSADNIAQTYTVNASSEVANGTWKLRVNDNAASDTGNIDAWNLTF; the protein is encoded by the coding sequence GTGCTGGCGGCCACGCTCGGCGCCGCCCTCGCGTTCGGCGCCCCGAGCGCCCTCGCCGGCACGCTCCCCGTCGCCCCCTCCACCGCGCCGGCCGCCAAGGCCCACGCTCCGGCCGCCGTGCCGGCTTCCCAGAGTGCGACCTGGGTGGCCGGCACGCGTGCCTACCTCGTGATCACCGCCCCCGGTGACAGTTCGGCGGTCCGCTCCGCGATCGCGGCAGGCGGCGGCACCGTCTTCTCGAACTTCGACGCCATCGGCGTGATCGTCGCCCACTCGGCGTCCAGCGGATTCGCCGCCACCATGCGCGGCGTCGCCGGCGTGCAGCAGGTCGGCGCCACGCGCACCTCGGACGTCCCGGCCGACGCCTACAACCCGGCGCTCCCGGCCAATCCGGCTCAGGCCTCGACCCCGGCCGGAGAACCGGTCCGGGCCGACATGAGCCAGATCAAGGCCGACCAGGCCTGGGCCGTGAACCCGGGTTCCGCCTCCGTCACGGTCGGCATCCTGGACACCGGTGTGGACGACCAGCACCAGGATCTGGCGCCCAACTTCAACGCGGCCGACTCGGTCTCCTGCGCCTACGGCAAGCCCGACACCCGTGCCGGCGCCTGGCGGGACGTCGACACGCACGGCACCCACGTAGCGGGCACCGTCGCCGCGGCCAAGAACGGCAAGGGCGTCGTCGGCGTGGCCCCCGGGGTGAAGATCTCCGCGGTCCGGGTCGCCGAGCCGGGCAACTCCTTCTTCTTCGCCGAGAACACCATCTGCGGCTTCGTCTGGGCCGGTGACCACGGCTTCAAGGTCACCAACAACAGCTATTACACGGACCCGTGGCAGTTCAACTGCCCGGACAACATCGACCAGGCCGCCATCATCGAGGGCGTCAAGCGCGCCCAGGAGTACGCCGAGAGCAAGGGCTCCCTCCAGATCGCCGCCGCGGGCAACGAGAACTACGACCTCGCCCACAAGACGACCGACTCCGCGAGCCCGAACGACTCGACGCCGGTCACCCGCACCATCACCAACGCCTGCCTCGACATCCCGACCGAGCTGCCGGGCGTGGTCACGGTCGCGGCCAACGGCACGGGCGTCACCAAGGCCTCGTTCTCCAACTACGGGCAGGGCGTCATCGACGTCGCGGCGCCGGGCAGCAACGTGTACTCCACCGTCCCCGGCGGCGGCTACGGCAGCAAGAGCGGCACCTCGATGGCCACCCCGCACGTGGCCGGCGTGGCAGCACTCATCGCCGGCGCCGACCCGGGCATCACCCCGGCGCAGATCCGCGCCAAGCTGGCCGCCCAGGCCAACGACATCACCTGCCCCTCGGACAGCCGCTGCACGGGCACGACGGCCAACAACTCGTTCTTCGGCGAAGGACAGGTCGACGCCCTCAAGGCCGTCGGGACCACCCCGCCGCCCGGCAAGTACTTCGAGAACCTCGCGGACTTCGCCGTCAACGACAACGCGACCGTGGAGAGCCCGATCGCCGTCACCGGCGTGACCGGCAACGCCCCGGCCACCCTCAAGGTGGGTGTGGACATCAAGCACACCTACATCGGTGACCTGAAGGTCGACCTGGTGGCGCCGGACGGCACCGTCTACACGCTGCACAACCACGCCGGAGGCAGCGCCGACAACATCGCCCAGACCTACACGGTGAACGCCTCCTCGGAGGTCGCGAACGGCACCTGGAAGCTGCGCGTCAACGACAACGCCGCCTCCGACACAGGCAATATCGACGCCTGGAACCTGACCTTCTAG
- a CDS encoding sensor histidine kinase: MSLRPRFTLAFTAVGALVAVLVGVLSFRAASDRVVDGANRTVRLVALAVAEEQDTTQALPDAGTRDSDGHPGTGDEAEQPAIVRAVATDGTTTHLGGPDVALPVSDTGRALAASGAAGQEEATMIEVGGDTYCQLTIALGEGRGALQAAIPLEPTRDVLVGIAQEIAGAVLAVVLAAAGAGWLLARRITRPLVRLAGAAEEISADDHADREVPVDGRDEVARLSASFNTMLRRLAASRAARERLVQDAAHEVRNPLTSLSTNASVLRYVTELSPDDRDRLLDDVEDETRELGHLVDELVGLALSRSRDEAEEPVELAEVAGRAAQRLHRRTGRIVLLDADDRVVRGRRQALDRAVSNLLENAAKFDGDGEDPIEVHIRRGAITVSDRGPGIDAADAERVFDRFHRTDTAHGLPGSGLGLAIVRDVAEAHGGTVFARTRSGGGAAVGFTVAPSRLLPATEPDVAAAPQETG; encoded by the coding sequence ATGAGCCTGCGTCCGCGTTTCACCCTCGCCTTCACCGCCGTCGGAGCCCTGGTGGCGGTACTCGTCGGTGTACTGAGCTTCCGCGCCGCCTCCGACCGTGTCGTCGACGGGGCCAACCGGACGGTCCGACTGGTCGCGCTGGCCGTGGCCGAGGAACAGGACACGACACAGGCCCTCCCCGACGCGGGCACCCGGGACTCGGACGGCCACCCCGGCACGGGCGACGAGGCGGAGCAGCCGGCGATCGTGCGGGCGGTGGCCACCGACGGCACGACCACGCATCTGGGCGGCCCGGACGTGGCGCTGCCGGTGTCCGACACCGGACGGGCCCTCGCCGCCTCCGGAGCCGCCGGACAGGAGGAGGCCACCATGATCGAGGTGGGCGGCGACACCTACTGCCAGCTCACCATCGCCCTGGGTGAGGGGCGGGGGGCCCTGCAGGCGGCCATCCCCCTGGAGCCGACACGTGACGTGCTGGTCGGCATCGCCCAGGAGATCGCGGGAGCCGTCCTCGCGGTCGTGCTGGCCGCGGCGGGCGCGGGCTGGCTGCTCGCGCGGCGCATCACCCGGCCGCTGGTGCGGCTCGCCGGGGCCGCCGAGGAGATCAGTGCCGACGACCACGCCGACCGCGAGGTCCCGGTGGACGGCCGCGACGAAGTCGCCCGGCTCTCGGCGTCCTTCAACACGATGCTCCGCAGGCTCGCCGCCTCCCGCGCCGCGCGGGAGAGGCTGGTGCAGGACGCCGCCCACGAGGTCCGCAACCCGCTGACCAGCCTGAGCACCAACGCGAGCGTGCTGCGCTACGTCACCGAGCTCTCCCCGGACGACCGTGACCGACTCCTCGACGACGTCGAGGACGAGACGCGCGAACTCGGTCACCTGGTCGACGAGCTGGTCGGGCTGGCCCTCTCCCGGAGCCGCGACGAAGCCGAGGAGCCCGTGGAACTGGCCGAGGTGGCCGGCCGGGCCGCACAGCGCCTGCACCGGCGCACCGGCCGGATCGTCCTGCTCGACGCCGACGACCGCGTGGTCCGCGGCCGTCGCCAGGCACTGGATCGGGCCGTGAGCAACCTGCTGGAGAACGCCGCCAAGTTCGACGGCGACGGCGAGGATCCCATCGAGGTGCACATCCGCCGAGGCGCGATCACCGTCTCGGACCGGGGGCCGGGCATCGACGCGGCGGACGCGGAGCGGGTGTTCGACCGTTTCCACCGGACCGACACCGCCCACGGCCTGCCCGGGTCCGGGCTCGGCCTGGCCATCGTCCGTGACGTGGCGGAGGCGCACGGCGGGACCGTCTTCGCGAGAACACGATCGGGAGGCGGGGCCGCGGTCGGATTCACCGTGGCCCCCTCCCGGCTCCTGCCGGCCACAGAACCAGACGTCGCCGCCGCCCCGCAGGAGACGGGCTGA